CGTCGGGTTTCTTGATGTTGGCACAGCCGTTGCACTTGATCCGTCCCATCGCGTCCATCGCGTTGTCGAAGCTGGCGCAGTTGCTACAGAAGTAGCCCCACCGGCTCTCGCCGGCTTCGTCGGCGTACGCGGCGAGGAACGGCCCCTTCGACCCCCGTTCGGCCTCCGTGCGGTCGACGTAGAGGGTCCGCCCGTCGGCGGTCGTCGTCGCGTCCATGTCTCGACCCGGGCCCCGACGTTCAAGTGACTGGTGGGTTCGTCCGTTCGCCGGATAGAAAGATTGAGGCGTCCGGCCCCACTCGGTTCGGGGGATGAGTCTGGTCGTCGTGCCGGTTCGGTATCCGTTGAGCGAGCACTCCCGCCGGACGCTCCGGACCGCGATCGACGTCGCCGAGGAGCGCGACGCCAACCTCAGCGTCCTCCACATCGACCTCTACCAGTCGAGCCAGCGGGTCACCCAGGCCGAGCTGAAGCACGCGGTCGAACGCGAGTTCGGCCGGCTCCCGAACGCACGCTACGCGGTTCGGACGGGCTTTCTCGTCGAGGAGACGATCCTCGACGACGTCGCCACCGAGGGGGCCGACGTCGTGGTGATCGGGCGAAAGCAGACCAGCCGGTGGCGGCGGATGATACGGCGGGTCACCGACGAACCCGATGTCGCCCGGTTCCTCCGGAATCAGCTCGACTGCGACGTCGTCACCGCCCCGCGCGAGGAGTGATCGAGGGTGCGCGGGCTACTGTAGCCCGCCGGGGCCGCCGGCGTTGCCGGGGTCGCGTCCCCCATCGCGGAACCGCGGGTCGTCGTCCTCGTCGAACACCACGTGGGTGTGCGGGTAGGGGAACTCCAGACCCGCACCGTCGAACGCCTCCCAGACGTTCTCTTGAACCCCCGAGCGCACCGTCAGGAGCTTGTAGGGCTCCTTGACCCAGTAGCGGAGGGTCAACAGCACGCCGTTGTCGGCGAACTCGTTGATGTAGCACGTCGGCGCGGCGGGATAGCGTGCGCTCCCGATCCGGATGTCCGGCCCGCCGCGGATCACGCTGTCGACGTCGCGGGCCGAGCGTTCGATCAGGTCGCGCGCCACGTCGAGGTCGCCCTCGTAGGTCACGAGGATGTCGAGCGAGAGCCTGGTTCGCGGGTCCTCGGCCGAGTAGTTGATCACGTCGCGCTCGCGGATCGTGCCGTTCGGGATCACGAGGAAGGTGTTGTCGAGCGTGAAGATCTTGGTGTACTGGAAGGTGATGTCCTCGACGAACCCCCTCGTCCCCTCGTCGGTGTCGACGATCTCGATCATATCGCCGATCTCGTAGGACTGGTCGGTGAGGACGAACAGCCCGCTGACGAACCCACCCAGGATCGGCGAGATCACGACCGCGACCGCGGCCGTGAGCACCGTCACCGAGAGGAAGATGTTGTCGAGGCCCACGCCGAGAAAGCCCGCCGCGATCAGGAGCGCGAAGAACATCACGATGGCGCGTATCGTCCGCAGGACCGCCCGACTCACGCTGGGTCGGCGGAACTGGCGAGCGACGCGTCGGCCCAGCAGTTCGACGAGCCGTTTCGAGCCGTACCACGCGAGGATGAGCACGAGGATCGCGAGCGCGAGTTGGATCGTCCACGGGGGAACCCAGCCCGGCAGCAGCTCCCGGAAGAAGTGGACGGTCTGCTCGGAACCCTGCTCGAGGCTGCTCGAGTTGTTCTCGTCGGTGGCGTTGGTGACCGACGTCGGGAGCCCCGTCTGCATCACCGCCGACAGTACCCAGCTCATCACGGCTCCCGCCTCCATACCGTCGGCAACCTGTCGCAGCGAAAAAGGGTTGCGGAACCCACCTTTTGGGGCCCCACCTTTTGAGGCCCCACCTTTTGAGGCCCCACCTTTTGCTGCGCTCGCTCACTTCGCTCACGGGTCACTTCGTTCCCCGTTCACATCCGAGGTTCTCCCTTCGGTCGAACCTCGCGCCGCTCGCTCGCTGGCAAAATGTGGATCAAAAGCCTCCTCCTTCCCGGTGGTCAGTCGTCGGCCCGCTCGCTCCTTTCAGTCGCTCGCGGTACAATCACTACCCCTACCGCACAGCACCGCAATCGCACAGCACCGTAGAAGCCCTCGCACTCCCTTCGGTCGTGCTCGCCCTCCAGGCCCGCACCGCTCTCGCAACGGCACCGGCACCGCGCCGCACCGCTCCGCCGCGTCGCCGCACCGCGGCCGGTTCACCTCGTACCGGGGACCCTCGACCGGAGCTCACCGTGACGGGTGCTGGCGTGATACCCCCCGGCAAAACGCCCGCGGAAAGTCGGGTTTTTGAATCTCCAACGGCGACCTCTTTCCAGTGACGAAACCAGGAGGAGGGTCGCTGAGTCTCTTCAAAAACAGGGAATTCGTTGCGCTCGCAAGCACCGCGTTCGCGCGGAGCCAGGCCTACTCCACCATCCTGATCGCGCTCGCGCTCTATGCGGATATCTTCCAGACCTCGGGCACCGTCGAGGGGCTGTTCGGGACGGCGTTCGCGCTGATCCAGCTCGTCGTCGTCCTCCCGCTCGGCCGGCTGGTCGACACCCACAACGCGAAGCACTTCCTCGTGGCCGGGCTCGGGGTCAACGTCCTCGCGTTCGTCGGGTTCGCGCTCGTCGGCAACGCGACCGACGTAATTCTCGTCCGGATCCTCCAAGGAGCGGGCGCGAGCCTCCTCTGGATCACCGGCTCGGCGGTCGTGGGCGAACTCAGCCCCGACGCCGAGCGCGGCCGGTGGCTCGGGACCTACAACCAGGTCGCGGCGTTTTCGAGCCTCGCGGGCGACGTCGTCGGCGGATTCTTGCTCTACGCCTACGGCTTCACGCTCACCTACGCGGTGCTCTCGGCGGTCACGGTCCTCGCGACCCTCAGCGTCTTCGCCTACCTCCGGGACAATCCAGGAGGGAAAACCGACCCCGAGGAAGCCACCGGGATCGAAACCCTCCGCACCCTCCTCGACCGGACCGCGGTCCGCGCGCTCGTGGTCTTCCGACTGGGCTTTGGCTTCGGTAAGATGGCCGTCATCACCTTCCTCCCGATCTACGCCCACACCGAGTTCGGGATGAACCCGCTGTTCGTCGCGGCGATCCTCGCCGGCGGCAAGCTCACCAAGACGCTCTTCCAGGGCGTCGTCGGTGGCTACACCGATCGCGTGGGTCATAAACACCACTTCGTCGTGGCGGGCGCGCTGGTCTACGCGGTCGGGACCGCGATGATACCCTTCGCGGGGAGCGCAGCAGGGGTACTTCCCGGTATTTCGTTCACGGCGCTCGGCGAATCGGTCCGGCTCGCGCCGGCCTTCTTCGTGTTGTTCGCCGCCTACGCCGTGATCGGCGTGGCCGACAGCCTCCGGCTCCCCGCGAGCATGGCGCTGTTCGTCGAGGAGGGCGAGCACTTCGGCGCGGTCGCCGCCAGCCTCTCGCTGCGCTCGGTC
This window of the Halococcus hamelinensis 100A6 genome carries:
- a CDS encoding DUF5816 domain-containing protein; this translates as MDATTTADGRTLYVDRTEAERGSKGPFLAAYADEAGESRWGYFCSNCASFDNAMDAMGRIKCNGCANIKKPDEWDAAHE
- a CDS encoding universal stress protein; protein product: MSLVVVPVRYPLSEHSRRTLRTAIDVAEERDANLSVLHIDLYQSSQRVTQAELKHAVEREFGRLPNARYAVRTGFLVEETILDDVATEGADVVVIGRKQTSRWRRMIRRVTDEPDVARFLRNQLDCDVVTAPREE
- a CDS encoding mechanosensitive ion channel family protein yields the protein MEAGAVMSWVLSAVMQTGLPTSVTNATDENNSSSLEQGSEQTVHFFRELLPGWVPPWTIQLALAILVLILAWYGSKRLVELLGRRVARQFRRPSVSRAVLRTIRAIVMFFALLIAAGFLGVGLDNIFLSVTVLTAAVAVVISPILGGFVSGLFVLTDQSYEIGDMIEIVDTDEGTRGFVEDITFQYTKIFTLDNTFLVIPNGTIRERDVINYSAEDPRTRLSLDILVTYEGDLDVARDLIERSARDVDSVIRGGPDIRIGSARYPAAPTCYINEFADNGVLLTLRYWVKEPYKLLTVRSGVQENVWEAFDGAGLEFPYPHTHVVFDEDDDPRFRDGGRDPGNAGGPGGLQ
- a CDS encoding MFS transporter: MTKPGGGSLSLFKNREFVALASTAFARSQAYSTILIALALYADIFQTSGTVEGLFGTAFALIQLVVVLPLGRLVDTHNAKHFLVAGLGVNVLAFVGFALVGNATDVILVRILQGAGASLLWITGSAVVGELSPDAERGRWLGTYNQVAAFSSLAGDVVGGFLLYAYGFTLTYAVLSAVTVLATLSVFAYLRDNPGGKTDPEEATGIETLRTLLDRTAVRALVVFRLGFGFGKMAVITFLPIYAHTEFGMNPLFVAAILAGGKLTKTLFQGVVGGYTDRVGHKHHFVVAGALVYAVGTAMIPFAGSAAGVLPGISFTALGESVRLAPAFFVLFAAYAVIGVADSLRLPASMALFVEEGEHFGAVAASLSLRSVAWKVGEVVGPFTVGVLWDATSVFVAFFVAAGLIVLATGVFVALYSVDPTPARTPVPGD